Proteins from one Candidatus Binatus sp. genomic window:
- a CDS encoding rhodanese-like domain-containing protein has product MAGGERILMEVRGLTRSIRNPRPRRGVGQAATLLILQLAILAMAGCGSGSSESAAPSNGQSSEFVMAADKLPHALMRSDVVLLSAQSAIEISNPGFVNNAIPVDVDAISSFGQQPGAFTDYSGWAQIFGRLGISAASTVIVYDDGEMKFASRVRFLVHYFGARTTYIVNGGYNALLPLIADGQLTETQPGTPASAIFDVTIQDSPIHLVQQEDVAAVLGDPQVTLLDVRTQAEYDGCLLLPGITRGGHIPGARNLPVEQLLEPQSSDSQFSFLQSPPSLFEIFFAFDLRRPDRIIVYCQDGAKSSLAATALIDAGYIDVSLYYLSYLDWQDNPSNPVESIGPCN; this is encoded by the coding sequence ATGGCGGGCGGCGAGCGAATTTTGATGGAGGTCCGTGGCCTCACTCGTTCCATCCGCAACCCGCGACCCAGGCGCGGAGTTGGCCAGGCCGCGACGTTGCTGATCTTGCAACTGGCGATTTTGGCGATGGCGGGGTGCGGCTCCGGTAGTTCAGAATCGGCAGCACCGTCGAACGGCCAGTCTTCGGAGTTCGTGATGGCCGCCGACAAGTTGCCCCACGCGCTCATGCGTTCCGACGTGGTGCTGCTATCGGCTCAGAGCGCGATCGAGATCTCCAACCCCGGTTTCGTCAACAATGCCATCCCGGTGGACGTGGATGCGATTAGCAGCTTTGGCCAGCAGCCAGGCGCCTTCACCGACTACAGCGGTTGGGCCCAGATCTTCGGCCGCCTGGGAATTTCCGCTGCCAGCACGGTTATTGTCTATGACGACGGTGAGATGAAGTTCGCGTCGCGGGTGCGGTTTCTCGTCCACTACTTCGGTGCACGCACCACATATATCGTCAACGGCGGCTACAACGCGCTGCTACCGCTAATCGCCGACGGCCAACTGACAGAGACCCAACCCGGAACTCCGGCTTCGGCGATCTTCGACGTCACGATACAGGACAGTCCAATCCACCTCGTGCAGCAGGAAGATGTGGCGGCGGTGTTGGGCGATCCGCAAGTCACGCTGCTCGACGTGCGGACGCAGGCCGAATACGACGGGTGTCTGTTGCTTCCGGGGATCACGCGCGGCGGCCACATTCCGGGCGCGCGTAATCTACCAGTGGAACAGCTGCTCGAACCTCAATCCAGCGACTCGCAATTTTCATTTCTCCAATCGCCTCCCAGCTTGTTCGAGATCTTTTTCGCTTTTGACCTGCGCCGTCCGGATCGAATCATCGTCTACTGCCAGGATGGCGCAAAGTCATCGCTTGCGGCTACCGCTCTGATCGACGCTGGGTACATCGACGTGAGTCTCTACTACTTGAGCTATCTCGATTGGCAGGACAATCCGTCCAATCCCGTCGAATCGATCGGCCCCTGTAACTAA